From the genome of Setaria viridis chromosome 1, Setaria_viridis_v4.0, whole genome shotgun sequence:
CGGAATAAAGGCGGTCCTGATCTTGCCGCAGAACGAAGTTTCTTTGGATGTCCGGGTTGGTGATTTTCCTGGCCGTACGATCATGTCGACGGACGCCCTTGATCCTATTCGAACCAGAACTTTGCCGCTTCTCCTGTTGCAGTCTGTCTGATGAAAACGACATGTGCAGATGTGCTGACGCCACACTTTATCGAATGCCcgtgctgcagcagcaggccgAGCATAATgggcttgttcgcttcagcttattcagctggcttatcagccatcaaacagtgttttcctctcacaataaatcagccgtttcagcttttcagccggcagCTTATAGCCACCAACCCAGCGAAATGAATCGACCCGTAGCTTGTCCTGTCGGCACGGAACTGGTGATTCTACCATGCTAGAAACCTTTTGGATAAAAACCAGCAACCAGAGCAAAATCATCTCAGGCACAAATGATATGCAAAGTCAGGATGGCCTCCGAAACCAAAAGATTCGTTTGCATCACATGATAAATAATCAGTCCAAACCCAAGTAACTTCCTCGTCGAAGAGACACCGTCGCGACGCTGAAGCATGGAAGCAAATCGTACACAGGAGTCACAACACAACTTTCTAAAACAGTCTAGTCTTTGGGAACTCGGGAACGCGGTGTTGTAAAGGGTTCATATGCGGAGTGTTCCGGTCTAGATGTCCATGGGCGCAGCATCAGAGCCCCTTTCCTCCTCCTGCATGGAGCTGGACTCTGCCTCCGCCGCAGGCGCAGGTGCCTCCTCGACAGCCTCCATGGAGTCGATGATCTCCTGGATCCTCTTCGCGTCAATCATCTCAAACGGCTCGATGGTGCCGTCGTCCTTCCGGCCGACGATGGCCACGGTGCAGTTGGCGCTGGTCAGCTTCTCGCCTTGCAGGGTCTCCTTGATGGCGGAGAGGGCATCCTTGATGAGCTGCTCAGGTGTGTAGTCGTTGTAGCCCTCGAACCTGCGCTCGAGGAAAGTCTTGGCGGCTTGGGAGCGAGAACCGATGGCAAATGCCTGGTACTCAAAGTAGTTCCCGCTGGGGCAGTTGTAATAGAGATGAGCTCCAGACTCATCCAGTCCGGCAACAAGAAGGCCTACACCATAAGGCCTCTTCCATGACCGCTGTGTGCAAACCTGCAACAGCGTTAATGCAAAGGTGAGTACACATCCACCTAAAATGTAAGACAATGCATGGATATGAGAACATATCGATTCTTGCTGCTCCTAAAGAATACTCCTCCATACAAGTAATCAGATGTCCATTGAAGAGATTATCTGATCCAGCATGTCATTTTGACTATAAAAATGACAAAAACGGAATGGACAATTGCAGGAAGAACAGAACTATCCTGTCCcctaaaataaataattataaTCAAGAAAATACAGATATGTTTACATGAGCACGATCAAAATCAAGTGGAGGATGTGCAATAGAGTGAGCAAGCGATATCGAACCACATATAAGTATTCTATCACAGTGTGGATGTGTTATACAGCACTAGAGGCTCGGTAGTTATAACAGATATCTTAAGCACCATAACCCAATACTACACCAATGCTAGGTTGGTACAGTACGCATAAAGTCTGTCTGCACTGCAATGCATAACAAAGGAGTTTGCTGAAAGTTACCATATGACTCAATTGATTATCTCAAGATTATATAATTTACAACAACAAACATGACAAAAACTTGATAGCATGCCTGTGGAAAGGATATGCACCGACTATCTGATGAACCAATCCAAGATAAAAGCATGGATATCAGGACAATCAAGTTGTGATTATCAAGTACGATGGTATGGTCGCAATCAAGTTAGAGAATGTGCAATAAGAGTGAACAATAGATGTTAGTTGACATCAATAATTCTGTTGCGAAGTGCAGATGTGATACTCGGCACAGCTTGGCCTTCCAATAGCCAAAACAGATACTTTTTGCCAGCCGGGCAAACTCATTTCAGCCGGAACATGGTTGCCTTACCTAATTAGTGGCTCATTACTTTAGATGGAAAACTTTATCTGCTAGTCCTTTGGGTTTGGGAATTAGCCAACTTTAGCTTCCACAAGAGAATATTCCCACTAAGGCAAAGCCCAACTCTCCTCTTCTTTGAGGCCAAGGATTTCCTTGCAGGAACAATCTAGCTATCCTTAGAAAGCTAGTTTTGTCAGAATATCCAATTATCCACACGCCTTTCCTAACTAAGCAAAGCTAGAAAAATATTTAGCCTAAGATCAAAAAATACCATTAAGAACCAGTACAGCAGTACTGGACTCAATGTCTTTAATGTACGAAGATTAAGCTTAAGGATGTGAACTTATAAATCCTAAGAAGACAGTAGTATGTTCCAGAGAAACCATCAGAATTTATAAGCTGCAAtaattcgtgttatagaataaAAATATATCATATTGCACAAATTAGCATATTATTAAAAATGCATAATGGAATAACAAATAACTAGAGGTGCCAATGTGCCATGATATGCCACTAGACAGGCAAGTGCATGCAAGTTCAGGATAGTACATTATTTGTGAATAAACGCAAAAAcataacagagagcatgctcaTAAATAGCTAGTGGATTGCTGATTGTGTGGTCTGCAATTGGAATTTGCCACTATAAAGTTGTGGCAAGACAACCGCATCTATGCCGT
Proteins encoded in this window:
- the LOC117860480 gene encoding proteasome subunit alpha type-1 gives rise to the protein MFRNQYDTDVTTWSPQGRLFQVEYAMEAVKQGSACVGLRSRTHAVLAAANKPASELSSYQRKVFRVAEHAGVALAGLTADGRVLSRFLRNECINHSFVYEAPLPVSRLALRLADKAQVCTQRSWKRPYGVGLLVAGLDESGAHLYYNCPSGNYFEYQAFAIGSRSQAAKTFLERRFEGYNDYTPEQLIKDALSAIKETLQGEKLTSANCTVAIVGRKDDGTIEPFEMIDAKRIQEIIDSMEAVEEAPAPAAEAESSSMQEEERGSDAAPMDI